Below is a window of Oryzias melastigma strain HK-1 unplaced genomic scaffold, ASM292280v2 sc01922, whole genome shotgun sequence DNA.
GATGATGTTAAACATCCTTCTGCTGGACTGATTTGCTCTacagcacacgtgtcaaagtcaaggcccgggggccagatcctattttggcatttactaagattattttaggctattttggagtttagctcatgtttacacgctagctgttttggccaattaaggctttttgcagttttttgggatattttgaagtttagctatttatttcagctacgtggtagctgtattggctaaccTAATATGTTGTTCTattagttttttaatatttttttttttNNNNTCTGGCAGAAACAGatccaggaaaaaaatctgtgccATGTAACACGTTTTAATCATTCTCCCTTCAAATGATCTAGATTTGAATTTCTATCCATCCAGAAACTAGGGCTGGGTCAGTAAAATCTATTAATCGAtgtgaatcgatttaagcttaatagatcaataatttattcataaaaatagaaatcgacttagcacataaagctaaagtagcttgatgctaatgtttaatggaatttcccataggacagctaatgctaacgcttggttgacctaaacatacatttctgactaaattaacatctttataaactcacaggaaataattttacaaactcttaacaggaaatattttgtaaagtaactatctgtggtctaaaacaccgtttttaatttatactttcttcttcttctggaataaggtgtaatgctatgtcacgatcaccacctagtggtcaaactgaaacgtcctccaggagaagcagaacaatgtttacaatgttaatgatctgaacattttagttagaacttctcctttagagaatccatgtaacactggatgatattaacaatctgattatttcactgatacatttacagtatgtgaactggatcagattaatataaatatattcaaatcatatggtagattattaatgaatttctaaacaaacgtgtctaaatgtgtaaactcaaaattgaattgaattgaagaatcaaaagaaaagaaaaaaattgtaatagaatcatttctggaaattataatggATACCCAGCCTGGATAcccaaactttctttaaaagtatttaaagctACAATGTGGAAGACACTGGCAGAAGTGAATGCATGACTCTGTGGCCTTGTGGCCACAGACGGCGTCTGTTCACGTCTCTGATGGTTGGAGAGTCCGCTAATCTGAGGGTTTCAGCTTCTTCTGGTCCTGAAGCAGATTTTTGGGTTTTGGAACCAACATTTGCTCCTTAACTGTGAAGTCAAGGTTAATGGAGAAGTTATACAGCTGTNTTTGAGGATGAGGCGGGGGAAAAATGTTTGCTCAAAGGcacagtaagaaagaagaattgtttAAAACACTCTGGctcttcagtctctgagagcTGTGGGACAGAAATCTGTGTGCATGTGGTTCCATCTGCCTAAATGACACTGTAAACGGGGTGTGGGGTCTCTGcacctttgttttcctcattctcAGCGAGTGCTTTGACACTGGACATCAGAATGTCATCGTAGCCCAGAAACTCATCGAGCAGGAAGCGACTGAAGCCATCTCCAAAACACTCGTCCTTTATGGGATCTGAGGTAGAAACAGGACCGTCAGTTGGTGCTGTGAGGTGAGCCGTCATGTGAAGGGAAGTGGTGTTGGTGGTTGAGTCTGACCCAGAGTGACAACCATGACGGGGATGTTCAACCTCTGTCTGGTGCTCTGAGAAAGGCGCAGGAAGCCGTACTCCAGAGAATACTCTACGATATACTCCTCTTGAGGCcacactttaaagaaaaaacacaaactatcaACATTCACAATGGCAGTAACTGATTCAGTATTAATTGAACATGCAAACCTCAACAGCAAACCCAAATCTCAGGATCAagattttacaattaaaaaatagctCATCTTCAACAAATAAGAACACATTTGCTAATTATCTGACCCTAcacttaaagaaaatcaagtcaAAGACATGAGTCTAGCCGGTGAGTAGAACTAGGAAGGTGTAAGGTGAGTTTACCTGCTCGAGTCATCATCTCCAGCTCAGACACTGAATCCTGCAGTGGCTGCATACCTTTAGAGGTCTGGCTG
It encodes the following:
- the LOC112141698 gene encoding membralin, with protein sequence MSISTCFKLDIEPRLKPSLTEGGAAGGANDSQDVSFSQTSKGMQPLQDSVSELEMMTRAVWPQEEYIVEYSLEYGFLRLSQSTRQRLNIPVMVVTLDPIKDECFGDGFSRFLLDEFLGYDDILMSSVKALAENEENKGAETPHPVYSVI